The proteins below are encoded in one region of Synchiropus splendidus isolate RoL2022-P1 chromosome 13, RoL_Sspl_1.0, whole genome shotgun sequence:
- the LOC128769284 gene encoding endothelin receptor type B-like, whose product MKAHLFCLVILLALHFLVASGQLVSKKQAVTQSSRLVERDIQGPVWPNITMPRRRLPPMCSGPTEIRDTFKYINTVVSCLVFVVGIIGNSTLLRIIYKNKCMRNGPNILIASLALGDLLHIIIGIPINVYKLLAEDWPFGVALCKLVPFVQKSSVGITVLSLCALSIDRYRAVASWSRIKGIGVPKWMAIEIALIWILSIILAVPEAVAFDMIAMDYKGEELRICLLHPMQKSDFMKFYKSAKDWWLFSAYFCLPLAVTAIFYTLMTCEMLRKKNGVQIALSDHLKQRREVAKTVFCLVLVFALCWLPLHLSRILKLTIYDEKDPNRCELLSFFLVLDYIGINMASVNSCINPIALYMVSKRFKNCFRSCLCCWCLPAEMLMDEKQSCMKLKVTERPSDQYNSRMTNKSTTA is encoded by the exons ATGAAGGCGCATCTCTTCTGCTTGGTCATCCTCCTGGCACTTCATTTCCTTGTGGCCAGTGGTCAGTTAGTGTCAAAGAAGCAGGCGGTGACCCAAAGCAGTCGCCTGGTGGAGAGGGACATCCAGGGTCCGGTGTGGCCCAACATAACCATGCCTCGCCGTCGACTCCCGCCCATGTGCTCTGGGCCGACGGAGATCCGAGACACCTTCAAGTACATCAACACAGTGGTGTCCTgccttgtgtttgttgtgggAATCATCGGGAATTCAACTCTGCTGAGGATCATCTACAAGAACAAATGTATGCGGAATGGCCCAAACATCCTTATTGCTAGTTTGGCGCTGGGAGATCTGCTGCATATCATTATTGGGATTCCCATTAATGTTTATAAG CTGCTGGCAGAGGACTGGCCCTTCGGAGTGGCTCTTTGCAAGTTGGTGCCGTTTGTCCAAAAATCCTCAGTGGGGATCACAGTGCTCAGTCTGTGTGCGCTGAGTATTGACAG GTACCGGGCCGTGGCCTCCTGGAGTCGCATCAAAGGTATTGGTGTTCCGAAGTGGATGGCCATCGAGATCGCGCTCATCTGGATCTTATCCATCATCCTGGCCGTGCCAGAGGCGGTAGCTTTTGACATGATCGCCATGGACTACAAAGGAGAAGAGTTGAGGATCTGCCTGCTGCACCCCATGCAGAAGTCCGACTTTATGAAG TTTTATAAATCAGCAAAGGACTGGTGGCTCTTCAGCGCTTATTTCTGCCTGCCACTGGCGGTCACCGCCATTTTCTACACCCTCATGACCTGCGAGATGCTGAGGAAGAAGAACGGTGTCCAGATCGCTCTGAGTGACCACCTCAAGCAG CGGAGGGAAGTGGCAAAGACGGTCTTCTGTCTGGTTCTGGTTTTCGCTCTTTGCTGGCTCCCTCTTCATCTCAGCCGAATCCTCAAACTCACCATCTACGATGAGAAGGATCCGAATCGATGCGAACTGCTGag TTTCTTTTTGGTTCTGGACTACATCGGGATTAACATGGCGTCGGTCAACTCCTGCATCAACCCCATCGCTCTGTACATGGTCAGCAAGCGCTTCAAGAATTGCTTCAGG TCCTGCCTGTGCTGCTGGTGCCTTCCAGCCGAAATGTTAATGGATGAGAAACAGTCGTGCATGAAGCTGAAGGTCACAGAGAGACCCTCCGACCAGTACAACTCC